In the bacterium genome, one interval contains:
- a CDS encoding ribbon-helix-helix protein, CopG family → MIRTQIYLPENIHKRLLALRGSQGKSLAQIIREAIEKQFAADEPSQENDILKLADLKLKGGPKDLSKNIDQYLYGEK, encoded by the coding sequence ATGATACGCACTCAAATATACCTTCCCGAAAATATCCATAAGCGCTTACTCGCGCTACGTGGTAGTCAGGGGAAATCTCTCGCACAAATTATACGCGAGGCAATCGAAAAGCAGTTTGCAGCAGATGAACCTTCTCAGGAAAATGATATCTTGAAACTTGCCGATCTAAAACTCAAGGGCGGACCAAAGGATCTGTCTAAAAATATCGATCAGTATCTTTATGGTGAGAAGTGA
- a CDS encoding PIN domain-containing protein: MLIALVKADDSNHNRVIKLFKKHNKAGLFISQLCIAEAATVLSYRLSQNAARLFLENIRKRNIQELLPSLESIRSTDKIFLSQSANGTSWIDCHNVTLMQLEKLDAIASFDKFYSKFKFTIIK, encoded by the coding sequence GTGCTAATCGCCTTAGTCAAAGCAGATGATAGCAACCATAATCGGGTTATTAAACTTTTTAAAAAACACAACAAAGCTGGTCTTTTTATATCTCAATTATGTATCGCAGAAGCTGCAACAGTATTATCTTACCGCCTATCACAAAATGCAGCCCGGTTATTTTTGGAAAATATTAGAAAGCGAAATATCCAAGAGTTGCTGCCATCTCTTGAGAGTATCAGATCCACAGACAAGATCTTCCTGTCCCAATCAGCAAATGGCACATCTTGGATTGATTGCCATAATGTCACGCTAATGCAGCTAGAAAAATTAGACGCAATAGCTTCATTTGATAAATTTTATAGCAAATTCAAATTTACTATAATCAAATAA